In the genome of Rhodamnia argentea isolate NSW1041297 chromosome 3, ASM2092103v1, whole genome shotgun sequence, one region contains:
- the LOC125314373 gene encoding LOW QUALITY PROTEIN: glucosamine 6-phosphate N-acetyltransferase-like (The sequence of the model RefSeq protein was modified relative to this genomic sequence to represent the inferred CDS: inserted 1 base in 1 codon) produces the protein MQTGVPLNEACNLQVRKLEISDKSKGFVELLQQLTVCDAISDEDFQKQFQELSSLGDDHVICVIEDTSCGKIVATGSVFIEKKFIRNCGKVGHIEDVVVDRDSRGXQLGKKVLSFLTDHAQSVGCYKVILDCENENKVFYEKCGFKRKEIRMVKYFI, from the exons ATGCAGACTGGGGTCCCACTAAATGAAGCATGTAATCTTCAAGTTCGGAAACTAGAGATCTCCGACAAAAGCAAAGGGTTTGTAGAGCTACTGCAGCAACTGACGGTTTGCGATGCTATCTCCGATGAGGATTTCCAAAAGCAGTTCCAAGAGCTCAGCTCTCTAGGCGATGACCATGTGATTTGTGTGATAGAGGATACTAGTTGTGGAAAGATAGTCGCTACTGGAAGTGTGTTCATCGAGAAGAAGTTTATAAGGAACTGCGGCAAGGTTGGCCATATTGAAGACGTGGTCGTCGATCGTGATTCTAGGG TGCAGTTAGGCAAgaaggttctttcttttctcaccGATCATGCCCAATCCGTGGGTTGCTATAAGGTGATTCTTGATTGCGAAAATGAGAATAAAGTATTCTATGAGAAGTGTGGCTTCAAGCGTAAAGAAATTCGGATGGTCAAGTATTTCATCTAA